tatatatatatatatatatatatatatataattcatataattGTATTTAAATAAGATCTCTagttttttatccaaaaaaaaagaaaaagtttgagTCTTCCCAAGTCCCAACTGGAGGTGGGCTTTACATGGGCCAGGGTTATCTTGAGTCACCAATCAAAGTTTTTGAGCTTTAGCTAAACTATCAAGTATGAAATATCAACCCGACCCAATCCTCcaatttgaaagttgaaaccctaGTAGCTCATCATCCCCATCCCGATATGGTACAGAAAAGAAAGGGAGGCCTCTCTAATCTATTACTATCAGTAACAGTcccaaaccccaaaaaccccTATAAAGCCTCATTTTTCCACTAAAACCCTAGAAACCCTCATtttctctcacactcacactaacacacacacacacacagtcaCACAGACACAGCAACCCCCgaaccaaaccaaaacccaaaacccaaaacccagaACCCAGAAACCATGTCCGAGGTTGAGCTTTCGCGGtcggagaagaaaaagaagaagcacaAGTCCAAAGACGAAACCCCAATGTTACCAGAACCGCAAGCTCCACTCGACGATGTTCCTGACGACAACAACAAGGACTTCGTGATCAAACCCCAGAGCTTCACTCCTTCCATCGACACCTCACAGTGGCCGATCCTCCTCAAAAACTACGACCGCCTCAACGTGCGAACCGGACACTACACTCCTCTCCCCTCCGGTTACTCTCCTCTCAAGCGCCCTCTCGATCAGTATATCAAGTATGGTGTTCTCAACCTTGATAAACCCGCTAACCCTTCTTCTCATGAGGTTGTTGCTTGGATTAAACGTATTCTCAAGGTTGAGAAAACCGGTCACAGTGGTACTTTGGATCCCAAAGTCACTGGAAATCTTATTGTTTGTATTGATAGAGCTACTAGGCTTGTTAAATCCCAACAGGGTGCTGGGAAAGAGTATGTTTGTGTTGCTAGATTGCACTCTGCTGTGCCTGCTGTGTCTAAGGTTGCTTGGGCGCTTGAGACGCTTACTGGGGCTGTGTTTCAGCGGCCCCCTTTGATTACTGCTGTGAAAAGGCAGCTTAGGATTAGGACTATTTATGAAAGTAAGCTTCTTGAGTATGACTCAGATAAGCATTTGGTTGTTTTTTGGATTTCTTGTGAGGCTGGGACTTATGTGAGGACTATGTGTGTGCATTTGGGTTTGATTCTTGGGGTTAGGGGGCATATGCAGGAGTTGAGGAGAGTGAGGTCTGGGATTTCGGGGGAGAAGGATAATATGGTAACGATGCATGATGTGATGGATGGACAATGGGTTTATGAGAACTATAGGGATGAGACGTATTTGAGGAGGGTGATTATGCCGCTTGAAGTGCTTTTGACGAGTTATAAGAGGTTGGTTGTGAAGGATTCAGCTGTCAATGCTATTTGCTATGGTGCCAAGTTGATGATTCCTGGATTGTTGAGGTTTGAGAATGATATTGAGGTTGGGGAGGAAGTGGTGCTCATGACTACTAAAGGAGAAGCAATTGCATTGGGGATTGCGGAAATGACTACTGCTGTGATGGCTACTTGTGAGCATGGTGTGGTGGCAAAGATTAAGAGGGTGGTGATGGATCGGGATATCTACCCGAGGAAATGGGGGTTGGGGCCAAGGGCGTCGATGAAGAAGAAGTTGATTGCCGAGGGGAAGTTGGATAAGCATGGGAAGCCGACTGGTAATACACCTCAAGAGTGGGCAAGGAATCTAGTTTTACCAGCTGGTGGTGATTCTGTGGTTGCAGGGCTTGCTGCCACTACTGAACCTGCTTTAGTGGataaagtaaagaaagagaagatTACAAGCAAGGATGAGGAAAATGGGGAAGGGCGAAAGCGGAAGTTGGATGAAAGCACTGATGGCCCTGCTCCTGTATCTTCCAAGAAAGCTAAAGTTGCTGAGGTCCAAGAAGTTGAGAAGGAAGAGAGTGTGAAGGTTAAGAAGATCAAGGAAGAGGATGTGGATGCtgaagttgaaaagaaaaagaagaaaaagaaaaaggacaaagagGACGGGAATGCGGAGCCTTTAGGTGATGAAAAGgctgagaagaagaagaagaaaaaggagcaCAAAGATAAGGCTGAAGCTGGTTCTCCTGAAGCAGAGAAGtctgagaagaagaaaaagaagaaaaagagcaaAGAGGCTGAGGATGGTGATGCAGCTTTTCCCACTGGCATTGCTAATGGTGATGGTGAGGCTGATTTGagtgagaagaagaaaaagaagaagaaaaagaataaagacGCAGATGAAGAATAGGTGGAAGAAATGAATGTATGACCATCTGTTTCCCATCTCATCTGTAATGAGTATTTTTATAATAGTTCTTGTAACTCTTTTATGCGTTTCCTAGACCTAATTTCCACAGTTTAGCTTTGAGGCTGTTTTCTCTATCTAATTTTGGCTTTGTTAATTcttcattatttaaatatatgtcaaattttccCCCCTAGCTAGGAATGTATGCCAATTTTTTCTGGTTTAGTCTCTAGAAATTGGCATGTCTAGTCTAAGCTGCAGTTATGTATGCTTATATGGTTTCAAATTAGCTTGTGTATGGATGCAATTAGTATgcatttgaaatgaaaaataagttggATTTTTGTGGCTCTAAGATCGATTGGCTTATCTAGTCAACAAGTGTCAGTTGCCATTGGGAATGTCTTCTTTGAATCAAGGCATCTATACCCCCTTATGTATTCTGGTTAATAATCTTTCCTGGCCGTCAAGAATGAGAAGCACAAATGGATGCTCAATCTCTGGATTGAAATTTGTTAGTGCCTGCATAAAGTGCTGCCGAGTTTTCTGATTTTTGCAGTTGGTTTTTGGTATGGGAGTGAATTAGTAACATCATAACATGTGGTCTTCTATGTGAGAGCTTATTTCTAATTCATCTTTGATCTTCATGAAATTTGGTTTCCTCCATTTTATTTACTCTGTAGGATATCTGAGCTAGCTAAGAAATGCCTTCTCTCTACTAGTGGAGTCTTGATTCTAAAGTCATGAACATAGAAGGGAGAAGAGCAGAAACAGGAGAGAGGTATATATACCCT
This genomic stretch from Castanea sativa cultivar Marrone di Chiusa Pesio chromosome 9, ASM4071231v1 harbors:
- the LOC142610255 gene encoding H/ACA ribonucleoprotein complex subunit 4-like, which gives rise to MSEVELSRSEKKKKKHKSKDETPMLPEPQAPLDDVPDDNNKDFVIKPQSFTPSIDTSQWPILLKNYDRLNVRTGHYTPLPSGYSPLKRPLDQYIKYGVLNLDKPANPSSHEVVAWIKRILKVEKTGHSGTLDPKVTGNLIVCIDRATRLVKSQQGAGKEYVCVARLHSAVPAVSKVAWALETLTGAVFQRPPLITAVKRQLRIRTIYESKLLEYDSDKHLVVFWISCEAGTYVRTMCVHLGLILGVRGHMQELRRVRSGISGEKDNMVTMHDVMDGQWVYENYRDETYLRRVIMPLEVLLTSYKRLVVKDSAVNAICYGAKLMIPGLLRFENDIEVGEEVVLMTTKGEAIALGIAEMTTAVMATCEHGVVAKIKRVVMDRDIYPRKWGLGPRASMKKKLIAEGKLDKHGKPTGNTPQEWARNLVLPAGGDSVVAGLAATTEPALVDKVKKEKITSKDEENGEGRKRKLDESTDGPAPVSSKKAKVAEVQEVEKEESVKVKKIKEEDVDAEVEKKKKKKKKDKEDGNAEPLGDEKAEKKKKKKEHKDKAEAGSPEAEKSEKKKKKKKSKEAEDGDAAFPTGIANGDGEADLSEKKKKKKKKNKDADEE